From Humisphaera borealis, the proteins below share one genomic window:
- a CDS encoding RNA polymerase sigma factor, whose translation MAKSIARQSKTSAVTASAPALESAVSVSLPMTDEALLLRVRAGDLSAGDALVRRYAQPLLRYLQRLVGDDLAEELHQQTWMSVLDNLDKFDPALASQSNESGAPAGGFKAWLFRIATNKANDLWRSRGRERAAKDGLRLVKDQTTPWAGEEAQGKEMQQKLIHAINKLPESQRQVLALRYYSNMKFIDIAKLLGCPLNTALGRVHKAMIKLRQLMDE comes from the coding sequence ATGGCAAAGAGTATCGCCCGCCAGTCGAAGACTTCGGCCGTCACCGCAAGCGCTCCTGCGTTGGAGTCCGCGGTGTCGGTTTCGCTTCCGATGACGGACGAAGCGTTGCTGCTGCGTGTGCGTGCCGGTGACCTGTCGGCCGGCGACGCGCTGGTGCGACGATACGCCCAGCCGCTGCTGCGATATCTGCAGCGGCTCGTGGGCGACGACCTGGCCGAAGAGCTGCACCAGCAGACCTGGATGAGCGTGCTGGACAATCTCGACAAGTTCGATCCGGCGCTGGCGTCGCAGTCGAACGAGTCGGGTGCACCGGCCGGCGGGTTCAAGGCCTGGCTTTTCCGGATCGCCACGAACAAGGCGAACGACCTGTGGCGGTCGCGGGGAAGAGAACGGGCGGCCAAGGACGGGCTTCGCCTGGTGAAGGATCAGACCACCCCGTGGGCCGGTGAAGAGGCCCAGGGAAAGGAAATGCAGCAGAAGTTGATCCATGCGATCAACAAGCTGCCTGAGAGTCAGCGGCAGGTGCTGGCGCTTCGGTACTACAGCAATATGAAGTTCATCGACATCGCCAAGCTGCTGGGCTGCCCGCTCAATACCGCGCTGGGCCGGGTCCACAAGGCGATGATCAAGCTACGGCAGTTGATGGACGAGTAG